A window of the Streptomyces luomodiensis genome harbors these coding sequences:
- a CDS encoding Crp/Fnr family transcriptional regulator, producing MYQPHIKVIGDQLWTGLQDLAPPRVRPARSVLLRQGDPGTHVILLASGSTLITLTGDNGERTLLAVRGAGELLGELAVLDSQPRTASVIAAEPCQVHIIPASVFLSFVEENDLLAPLLRHAIARVREAETVRLELATASVPTRLASTLGRLVEAASATASELAVRLTQTELSQMIGASRNAVGAALRPWREHGWLDTTSGGGLLIRNISAIQSHARTQR from the coding sequence GTGTACCAGCCGCACATCAAGGTGATCGGTGACCAGTTGTGGACTGGCTTGCAAGATCTCGCGCCACCGCGGGTCCGGCCAGCCCGGAGTGTGCTGTTACGCCAGGGAGACCCCGGGACGCACGTCATTCTGCTCGCCTCGGGGTCAACTCTGATCACCCTGACCGGGGACAACGGAGAACGGACACTGCTTGCCGTGCGCGGTGCGGGAGAGTTGCTGGGCGAGTTGGCCGTCCTGGACTCTCAGCCGCGCACCGCGTCGGTCATCGCTGCTGAGCCCTGCCAGGTTCACATCATTCCAGCCAGCGTTTTCCTCAGCTTCGTGGAGGAGAACGATCTCCTCGCCCCGCTGTTGCGTCACGCGATCGCCCGGGTCCGGGAGGCAGAAACCGTCCGTCTTGAACTGGCCACGGCCTCGGTTCCCACTCGCTTGGCGTCGACTCTTGGCCGCCTGGTCGAGGCCGCTTCCGCCACCGCCTCAGAGCTTGCCGTGCGCCTGACTCAGACGGAGCTCTCCCAGATGATCGGTGCCTCCCGTAACGCTGTCGGAGCGGCGCTCAGGCCCTGGCGAGAGCACGGCTGGCTGGACACCACCTCCGGCGGAGGTCTCCTCATCCGTAACATCAGCGCCATTCAGTCCCACGCGCGCACCCAGAGGTGA
- a CDS encoding Pycsar system effector family protein produces the protein MDDRVSAVTTTIPQRQTEWLREYATRAFTEVQRADTKATALCGVAGGLLTVGIAALPHASSRSWVLAFSLALTCALLGAAVGAALWVIRPVVPRTGLRRELVGGVDAQNPETFTAAVAQGRGDAERCVEARRLWVLAALAGRKLQGARIAVDLILAALIVAGMGLLITYISG, from the coding sequence ATGGATGACCGCGTAAGCGCCGTGACGACAACGATTCCTCAGCGCCAGACGGAGTGGCTAAGGGAGTACGCCACACGCGCCTTCACCGAGGTGCAGCGGGCTGACACGAAGGCGACGGCGCTGTGCGGCGTAGCGGGTGGCCTGCTGACCGTCGGTATCGCCGCCCTGCCCCACGCCAGCAGTCGATCTTGGGTCTTGGCGTTCTCGCTCGCGCTGACGTGTGCGCTGCTGGGAGCCGCCGTCGGCGCAGCTTTGTGGGTGATACGCCCAGTCGTACCTAGAACCGGTCTCCGCAGAGAGCTGGTCGGTGGAGTGGACGCTCAGAACCCCGAGACCTTCACGGCTGCTGTCGCGCAGGGACGCGGGGACGCGGAACGGTGCGTGGAGGCACGCCGACTGTGGGTGCTGGCCGCTCTGGCCGGAAGGAAGCTTCAGGGCGCCCGCATCGCGGTCGACCTCATATTGGCGGCTCTGATAGTGGCCGGAATGGGGCTATTGATCACCTATATCTCAGGTTGA
- a CDS encoding AAA family ATPase has protein sequence MMKATIELRAKRKARLRQQLKETPMRPLPLFQLTGWTHFVDEKVEPPVLSAGSSPTEDRKKDEQAIAYHRHLRMVSTDATTHMQETVVEAVHRNSGCRDGLMDQVIDGPPGTGKTCLLRAMGRTAQKEIEAVTNGRQQNTIPVVHITTPADPEPKVNWIWEIGSYLGLNPEPKNLQEVLEMRKHQDVTLPVNYVLETAQTRLLLIDDINRASPQHLANVLPYFEYLRDKLGISIVFCGTGASHRLHQARILAGDLTRVTEENRVRLEQAGRPAEPVSPSPTALLPVTWLHPLPLGTKTEEQKMFRRVLASFEADLSLYRLEENALSQHAAELHRRTGGYFKALTYVISTAAVIAIRSGSENITMKEIDAATAQLGT, from the coding sequence ATGATGAAGGCAACCATCGAACTGCGTGCCAAACGTAAGGCCCGCCTGCGCCAGCAGCTGAAAGAAACCCCGATGCGGCCCCTGCCGCTGTTCCAGCTCACCGGCTGGACCCACTTCGTCGACGAGAAAGTGGAGCCGCCCGTCCTGTCGGCGGGCAGCAGTCCCACTGAGGACAGGAAGAAAGACGAACAGGCCATCGCCTACCACCGACATCTGCGGATGGTGTCCACCGACGCGACGACCCACATGCAGGAGACGGTCGTCGAGGCGGTCCACCGCAACAGCGGGTGCCGTGACGGGCTGATGGACCAAGTCATCGACGGCCCCCCGGGCACCGGCAAGACCTGCCTGCTGCGGGCGATGGGACGCACCGCACAAAAGGAGATCGAAGCCGTCACGAACGGCAGGCAGCAGAACACGATCCCGGTGGTGCACATCACCACCCCCGCGGACCCGGAGCCGAAGGTGAACTGGATCTGGGAGATCGGCTCCTACCTGGGTCTCAACCCCGAGCCGAAAAACCTCCAGGAAGTCCTCGAGATGCGCAAGCACCAGGACGTGACCCTGCCGGTCAACTACGTCCTGGAGACAGCACAGACCCGTCTGCTGCTCATCGACGACATCAACCGCGCCTCGCCACAGCACCTGGCGAACGTGCTGCCCTACTTCGAGTATCTGCGCGACAAGCTGGGCATCTCCATCGTCTTCTGCGGCACCGGCGCCAGCCACCGCCTGCACCAGGCCCGCATCCTGGCCGGAGACCTGACCCGGGTCACCGAGGAGAACCGGGTACGGCTCGAACAGGCGGGACGGCCGGCCGAACCCGTCTCGCCCTCCCCCACCGCGCTGCTCCCGGTGACCTGGCTGCACCCTCTCCCCTTGGGCACCAAGACCGAGGAACAGAAGATGTTCCGGCGCGTCCTGGCAAGCTTCGAGGCCGACCTGAGCCTGTACCGGCTCGAGGAAAACGCCCTGAGCCAGCACGCCGCCGAACTACACCGGCGCACCGGCGGCTACTTCAAAGCCCTCACCTACGTCATCTCCACCGCCGCCGTCATCGCGATCCGCAGCGGCAGCGAGAACATCACCATGAAAGAAATCGACGCCGCCACCGCCCAGCTCGGCACCTGA
- a CDS encoding transposase codes for MVGTRGGRPSASLCIGGRVRWQAREWEVVAWQGPQVTLVPRDGGEGPLAVSYRWLVSGEDFAVLDTGEAPTAVGAALRGWGRQEGREEEAALWQARMVEIDTGLAPGRSEHEQGFGPETTLAQRCAAMSARLAADGIRCSAHTLADKRRKWKAAGENPAVLLPGTRDKRPGGFTDPRCLTAMQEVVAQRARASDVTIDLIREEVEDLLRSRYAAELEDPAAAAALLPSRSTFYLRMKESGLAEVLAGPTRARAALASTPPLPHGGREAVLRPGQVTQTDTTPLRILARGDDGRPTATEMTSLIDVANHSVCALMITPSHAGDTESGRVGRATRAIDLTLMLAQAFAPWPVMPGWDPLSAAAASSLPFGALRAADERFTEATAARPVIHPELIIYDQGSPYVSEHFKEVCDRLRIARRPARKRTPTDKPLAESFFITLAHRFSQYVRHGWQGRSHKKRGRDIERMPLYTIAELQQMAQEWVALEYQRTPDAGLRDPFRPGIVLSPNDMYTVQVARSGYRPVPLSPAQNRFFLLPRWVTPGKGGFMIDYRTYQPVAQDAGHYREILLRGGSKLPGSKDQWECRFDPYHPERVWLYDHTAGTWVTCDFRLRHLLTDPWTADMWQEHAERHRAAGGSEEDEEAIALSLAQRDRRRRSRRPPPKRTGTEPPFQGLELETEQPSQDPYADLEEFDLSTLRPYPAQPISPLAPPPVPAPPALPAGTGGTEPSDSGQAPHPLAALFPDDGDGSALDASAAGTPAAAYEVVQAELLDDLDPDGDDGAEDEGDVWEM; via the coding sequence ATGGTGGGAACACGTGGGGGCCGGCCTTCGGCGTCGCTGTGCATCGGGGGGCGGGTGCGCTGGCAGGCGCGCGAGTGGGAGGTCGTGGCCTGGCAGGGGCCACAGGTCACTCTGGTGCCGCGGGATGGCGGCGAGGGCCCCCTGGCGGTGTCGTACCGGTGGCTGGTGAGCGGGGAAGACTTCGCTGTCCTAGACACCGGCGAGGCGCCGACAGCGGTCGGTGCCGCCCTGCGCGGGTGGGGGCGGCAGGAGGGCCGGGAGGAGGAGGCAGCGCTGTGGCAGGCGCGCATGGTGGAGATCGACACCGGTCTGGCACCGGGCCGAAGCGAGCACGAGCAGGGGTTCGGGCCGGAGACGACGCTGGCCCAGCGGTGTGCCGCGATGTCGGCACGCCTGGCCGCCGACGGCATCCGCTGCTCCGCCCACACGCTCGCCGACAAGCGGCGCAAGTGGAAAGCGGCCGGAGAGAACCCTGCCGTCCTGCTGCCCGGGACTCGGGACAAACGGCCGGGGGGCTTCACGGACCCGCGGTGCCTGACCGCCATGCAGGAGGTAGTGGCCCAGCGCGCACGCGCGTCGGACGTGACCATTGATCTGATCCGCGAGGAGGTGGAGGACCTCCTGCGCTCGCGGTACGCGGCGGAACTTGAGGACCCGGCTGCCGCGGCGGCCCTGCTGCCCTCCCGCTCCACCTTCTACCTGCGGATGAAGGAGTCCGGCCTGGCCGAGGTCCTGGCCGGGCCGACACGGGCCCGCGCCGCCCTGGCCTCCACCCCGCCCCTCCCCCACGGCGGGCGCGAGGCCGTCCTGCGCCCGGGACAGGTGACCCAGACCGACACCACGCCCCTGCGGATCCTGGCTCGCGGCGACGACGGCCGGCCCACCGCCACGGAGATGACCAGTCTGATCGACGTGGCCAACCACAGCGTGTGCGCCCTGATGATCACCCCCAGCCATGCCGGGGACACTGAGAGCGGACGGGTGGGCCGGGCGACCCGGGCGATCGACCTGACCCTGATGCTGGCGCAAGCCTTCGCCCCCTGGCCGGTGATGCCCGGCTGGGACCCGCTGAGCGCGGCTGCCGCCTCCAGCCTGCCGTTCGGGGCGCTGCGGGCGGCGGACGAGCGGTTCACCGAAGCCACGGCCGCCCGCCCGGTCATCCACCCTGAGCTGATCATCTATGATCAGGGCAGCCCGTATGTGAGCGAGCACTTCAAGGAAGTCTGCGACCGGCTGCGTATCGCCCGCCGCCCGGCGCGCAAGAGGACCCCGACGGACAAGCCGCTCGCCGAGAGCTTCTTCATCACCCTCGCGCATCGCTTCAGCCAGTACGTGCGGCATGGCTGGCAGGGCCGGAGCCACAAAAAACGGGGCCGTGACATCGAGCGGATGCCGCTGTACACGATTGCCGAGCTCCAGCAGATGGCCCAGGAGTGGGTGGCTCTGGAGTACCAGCGGACCCCTGATGCGGGGCTGCGTGACCCCTTCCGTCCAGGCATCGTGCTGTCCCCCAACGACATGTACACCGTGCAGGTCGCCCGCAGTGGCTACCGGCCCGTGCCGCTCTCACCCGCCCAGAACCGCTTCTTCCTACTGCCTCGGTGGGTCACCCCCGGCAAGGGCGGCTTCATGATCGACTACCGGACCTATCAGCCTGTCGCGCAGGACGCCGGACACTACCGCGAGATCCTCCTGCGCGGCGGTTCGAAGCTGCCCGGCAGCAAGGATCAGTGGGAATGCCGCTTCGATCCCTACCACCCCGAGCGGGTGTGGCTGTATGACCACACGGCGGGCACCTGGGTGACCTGCGACTTCCGGCTGCGGCACCTGCTCACCGACCCGTGGACCGCGGACATGTGGCAGGAGCACGCCGAGCGGCACCGTGCGGCCGGCGGCAGCGAGGAGGACGAGGAGGCTATCGCCCTGTCCCTGGCACAGCGTGACCGCAGACGACGCAGTCGCAGACCGCCGCCGAAGCGCACCGGCACCGAACCGCCCTTCCAGGGGCTGGAGTTGGAGACCGAACAGCCGTCCCAGGACCCCTACGCGGATCTGGAGGAGTTCGACCTGTCGACGCTGCGGCCCTACCCGGCGCAGCCCATCTCTCCTCTGGCTCCTCCGCCCGTACCCGCCCCGCCGGCGCTGCCCGCAGGCACGGGCGGCACGGAGCCGTCGGACAGCGGGCAGGCTCCGCATCCGTTGGCAGCGCTCTTCCCCGACGACGGCGATGGCAGCGCGTTGGACGCCTCCGCGGCCGGAACACCGGCAGCTGCCTACGAGGTCGTCCAGGCGGAACTCCTCGACGACCTCGATCCGGACGGTGATGACGGTGCCGAGGACGAGGGCGACGTATGGGAGATGTAG
- a CDS encoding TnsA-like heteromeric transposase endonuclease subunit — protein MSTLVGLGDLLEDEVVPSAGQDIVALYREPYGPVHSCSAAGLRGMALEEFGPVSEPVPYRGRRGIITYWPVATREQTVVCGSLRQWRLALELDFEPAWVAFSASPVELRWRAGGRRRRWCPDFVARTADGAREVLVLKPPGKESLPAVRLEVLQVVARAAGWRVRQVSEPSGLRGRNLGWLAGYRFPAGDEDGRGRALLETFREPTGLRAGVAASGLDELTGLDLAYRMLWQRRLLFDFAQPLLPDAVAWTA, from the coding sequence ATGAGCACGCTGGTAGGCCTTGGCGACCTGCTGGAAGACGAGGTGGTGCCGAGCGCAGGGCAGGACATCGTGGCCTTGTACCGCGAGCCGTACGGGCCGGTGCACTCCTGCAGCGCGGCCGGGCTTCGAGGGATGGCGCTGGAGGAGTTCGGGCCGGTGAGCGAGCCGGTGCCCTACCGGGGTCGCAGGGGCATCATCACCTACTGGCCGGTGGCGACCCGGGAGCAGACGGTGGTGTGCGGCAGCCTGCGGCAGTGGCGGCTGGCGCTGGAGCTGGACTTCGAGCCTGCCTGGGTGGCGTTCAGTGCCAGCCCGGTGGAGCTGCGGTGGCGGGCGGGAGGCCGGAGGCGCCGCTGGTGCCCGGATTTCGTGGCGCGCACGGCCGATGGCGCGCGTGAGGTGCTGGTACTGAAGCCGCCCGGCAAGGAGAGCCTGCCGGCAGTGAGGCTTGAGGTACTGCAGGTAGTGGCGCGGGCGGCTGGGTGGCGGGTGCGTCAGGTGAGCGAGCCGTCGGGCCTGCGCGGGCGGAATCTGGGATGGCTGGCCGGCTACCGGTTCCCGGCGGGCGACGAGGACGGGCGGGGGCGGGCGCTGCTGGAGACGTTCAGGGAGCCGACGGGCCTGCGGGCAGGGGTGGCGGCGAGCGGGCTGGATGAGCTGACGGGTTTGGACCTCGCCTACCGGATGCTCTGGCAGCGGCGGCTGCTGTTCGACTTCGCGCAGCCGCTGCTGCCCGACGCCGTGGCCTGGACGGCCTGA
- a CDS encoding TniQ family protein translates to MGDRPSLRGLYGPRQPLPVFVEPLSGESTGSFVNRLAHGQGLHLDELLTRVGFGQASRDPQRVRAYPQVTEMYVNPLGLRYLATLCGLSVQTLQEALPSLAQRHLLPEGEEAVWKWPWTPREGHLVPLCSGCGLSRGVTETVWMISPGRWRMCAHHLEWTDDHRSSEPVTVSLEKLPETVSAQQQWETLRQQFGAVGGQLFADAFQVAVYCWTCLPDADRWVQRAWSVELEAFSVRAAPLVVLPEAAQLAKRMLDFERLGKRGRSAREKWLAGVRHDMAAWGVDADVGIEPLRHWLSHHREQSAQLDPQNSHAEHAAPVRLPGSHERHAQPVWDLGEFSCLPWQLGQSACEM, encoded by the coding sequence TTGGGTGACAGGCCTTCGTTACGCGGGTTGTACGGTCCTAGGCAGCCGCTTCCGGTTTTCGTCGAGCCGCTCAGCGGTGAGTCAACAGGTTCCTTCGTCAACCGCTTGGCGCACGGGCAGGGCCTGCACCTGGATGAGCTGCTCACGCGGGTGGGATTCGGACAAGCCTCCCGTGACCCACAGCGTGTGCGGGCCTATCCACAGGTCACCGAGATGTACGTGAACCCGTTGGGACTTCGGTATCTGGCCACGCTGTGCGGGCTTTCCGTGCAGACATTGCAAGAGGCGCTGCCGAGCCTGGCGCAGCGGCATCTGCTGCCCGAGGGGGAGGAAGCGGTCTGGAAGTGGCCGTGGACGCCGAGGGAGGGGCATCTCGTTCCGTTGTGCTCCGGGTGCGGGCTCTCGCGCGGAGTGACGGAGACGGTGTGGATGATCTCTCCAGGTCGTTGGCGGATGTGCGCCCATCATCTGGAATGGACAGATGACCACCGCAGCAGCGAGCCCGTGACGGTCTCACTGGAGAAGCTTCCGGAGACGGTATCGGCGCAGCAGCAGTGGGAAACACTGCGGCAGCAATTCGGTGCTGTGGGTGGGCAGTTGTTCGCGGACGCTTTCCAGGTCGCTGTGTATTGCTGGACGTGTCTGCCGGATGCCGATCGCTGGGTGCAGCGAGCGTGGAGTGTGGAGCTGGAGGCATTCAGCGTGCGTGCTGCCCCATTGGTGGTTCTGCCCGAGGCTGCGCAGTTGGCCAAACGGATGCTGGACTTCGAGCGGCTCGGTAAACGGGGCCGCTCCGCGCGGGAGAAGTGGCTGGCGGGCGTGCGGCACGACATGGCCGCATGGGGCGTGGACGCCGACGTGGGCATCGAGCCGTTACGCCACTGGCTGAGCCACCACCGCGAGCAGTCGGCTCAGCTTGACCCGCAGAACAGTCACGCCGAACATGCTGCCCCGGTGCGGCTGCCCGGCAGCCACGAGCGCCACGCCCAACCGGTTTGGGACCTGGGTGAGTTCTCTTGCCTGCCCTGGCAACTGGGGCAGTCGGCATGCGAGATGTGA
- a CDS encoding DEAD/DEAH box helicase — MTDTLKTPLRGHQVIATRNCLNSIREGFPRMTVTMPTGSGKTLVAIQVAHQAAPVGNVLVVVPTIDLLYQTANAWHAEGRPGTYLSLCCEDPDPLLPAYDALTRVRNAQELAALITAAPGPVTVFCTYQSLKKVQNAHQAHHLAGWDLIISDEAHRTAGDADKAWARFHDNHAIPARHRLYMTATPRVVDPEAAEGILADSIVASMDDPRLYGPVVYRLSLAEAIQEGLLADYEIVAVEVTDEETRVALRNLRGYSVTEESLRLAAAQVALLRAQHTYDLRRTLTFHTFIADATVFAQTLRETAAYMPTHMRCALSAGAVHSKQGVVERRQVVQDFIDTPQTGQGGEQAPRRAVLSNCRCFCEGVDIPSIDSILFADPKTSSIQIVQAVGRALRQTPGQGKISRIIIPVYLAPGQSIAEGVENTRFDLLHQILISLSVWDEHVFHRVRFLRGELTRRPYIPARPERADELIDIFDLRHVSSPNRIWDMAFEQAGAFYEQNRHLDVPSRYLTEDGFYLGWWIGRQRSLKQCNMLLPERAAALDGIGMLWEHPRHSIEYHMEVASDYVRQHGHLVPTGNESHGNVKLGRWIAARRHEDLEGNLPYCYHRALNEIYPWWNSRWDKSGRWRRTYARALKAAREGQLSFPDAASDSGSALTHWLEEQITRLFQLTRTQWDLLGALPLNHPLAYLLRRPRGASQRAFSRGLHGAYLFWRRHEHLDVPYGYMHEEGGYSLHLGRWIAARRRQVTQLRAEELAALEALDMRWIPRPSSPGPFLVDYSAINNRAC, encoded by the coding sequence ATGACCGACACTCTGAAGACCCCGCTGCGCGGTCACCAAGTCATCGCCACTCGAAACTGCCTCAACAGCATCCGCGAGGGGTTCCCCCGCATGACCGTGACGATGCCGACCGGCAGCGGCAAGACACTCGTCGCCATCCAAGTCGCCCATCAGGCAGCCCCGGTCGGCAACGTCCTGGTCGTCGTCCCCACTATTGACCTGCTCTACCAGACCGCCAACGCATGGCACGCAGAAGGACGCCCAGGCACTTATCTGAGCCTGTGCTGTGAGGACCCCGATCCCCTCCTGCCGGCCTACGACGCCCTCACCCGCGTCCGCAACGCACAAGAACTGGCTGCGCTGATCACGGCTGCACCGGGGCCGGTGACCGTCTTTTGCACGTACCAGTCGCTCAAGAAGGTCCAAAACGCGCACCAGGCACATCACCTCGCCGGGTGGGACCTGATCATCAGTGACGAAGCCCATCGCACCGCCGGCGACGCCGACAAAGCATGGGCACGATTCCACGACAACCACGCCATACCTGCCCGCCACCGGCTCTACATGACCGCAACCCCGCGCGTCGTCGATCCGGAAGCCGCTGAAGGCATCCTGGCGGACAGCATCGTCGCGTCCATGGATGACCCCCGCCTGTATGGCCCCGTTGTCTACCGCCTCTCCCTGGCCGAGGCCATCCAGGAGGGACTACTGGCCGACTATGAGATCGTCGCGGTCGAGGTCACGGACGAGGAAACACGTGTAGCTCTGAGAAACCTTCGGGGCTACAGCGTCACCGAGGAATCTTTGCGCCTGGCAGCCGCTCAGGTCGCCCTTCTCCGTGCCCAGCACACCTACGATCTGCGGCGCACCCTTACCTTCCACACCTTCATCGCCGACGCCACAGTCTTCGCCCAGACCCTCCGCGAAACGGCGGCCTACATGCCGACCCACATGCGCTGCGCATTGTCCGCCGGCGCCGTCCATTCCAAGCAAGGAGTCGTCGAACGCCGACAAGTGGTCCAAGACTTCATCGACACGCCACAGACAGGTCAAGGCGGTGAGCAGGCCCCACGGCGAGCCGTTCTCAGCAACTGCCGCTGCTTTTGCGAGGGGGTCGACATTCCCTCCATCGATTCGATTCTATTCGCCGACCCCAAGACCAGCTCCATCCAGATCGTGCAGGCTGTCGGACGGGCCCTGCGCCAAACGCCCGGCCAGGGCAAAATCTCCCGCATCATCATCCCCGTCTACCTCGCCCCCGGTCAGTCGATCGCAGAGGGAGTGGAGAACACCCGCTTCGATCTCCTGCATCAAATCCTGATCTCCCTCAGCGTCTGGGACGAGCACGTCTTCCACCGCGTACGGTTCCTCCGCGGTGAACTCACCAGGCGTCCCTACATCCCCGCACGGCCCGAACGCGCGGACGAGCTCATCGACATCTTCGATCTGCGGCACGTCTCAAGCCCCAACCGGATCTGGGACATGGCCTTCGAACAGGCGGGAGCCTTCTACGAGCAGAACCGGCACCTGGACGTCCCCAGCAGGTACCTCACCGAAGACGGCTTCTACCTGGGGTGGTGGATCGGCCGTCAACGCTCGCTGAAACAGTGCAACATGCTCCTGCCCGAGCGCGCCGCCGCCCTCGACGGCATCGGCATGCTGTGGGAACACCCACGCCACAGCATCGAATACCACATGGAAGTCGCCAGCGACTACGTTCGTCAGCACGGCCATCTCGTCCCTACCGGTAATGAGTCCCACGGCAACGTAAAGCTGGGCCGCTGGATCGCCGCGCGACGCCACGAAGACCTCGAAGGCAACCTCCCGTACTGCTATCACCGAGCCCTCAACGAAATCTACCCCTGGTGGAACAGCCGTTGGGATAAATCGGGACGCTGGCGTCGCACTTACGCCAGGGCCCTGAAAGCAGCCCGAGAAGGGCAACTGTCCTTCCCCGATGCCGCCTCCGACTCAGGCTCTGCTCTCACACACTGGCTCGAGGAACAGATCACCCGACTCTTCCAACTGACACGCACCCAATGGGACCTGCTGGGAGCACTGCCCTTGAACCACCCCCTCGCCTACCTGCTGCGCCGTCCCCGCGGGGCGTCGCAGCGGGCCTTCAGCAGGGGCTTGCACGGTGCCTACCTCTTCTGGCGACGCCACGAACACCTTGACGTCCCCTACGGTTACATGCACGAGGAGGGCGGCTACAGCCTCCACCTGGGGCGCTGGATCGCGGCCCGACGCCGACAGGTAACCCAGCTCAGAGCTGAGGAACTCGCCGCCCTCGAAGCCCTCGACATGCGCTGGATCCCTCGCCCCAGCTCACCAGGCCCGTTCCTGGTCGACTACTCGGCCATAAACAACCGAGCTTGTTGA